A portion of the Mesobacillus sp. AQ2 genome contains these proteins:
- a CDS encoding YwiC-like family protein: protein MKLFMPKQHGAWAMLIIPFWLGAAASEIVWQHIPFFIGWLLLYLGTYPLLLMFKKKKIPFYRKWALIYIIPSLVFLMVPLFTTPSIVFFGFAMIPFFVLNAYFSAKNKDRALMNDLSAIIVFSIAGLASSYLPAAEINQHGVLVFASSILFFTGSTFYVKTMIREKKNSQFKWISWTYHLLVPVLWLAAGEVIVAVAAVPSLIRAVAFYGKPLSVMKVGIYEIINAALFFIIMLFAIQ, encoded by the coding sequence ATGAAATTATTTATGCCAAAACAGCATGGAGCCTGGGCGATGTTGATCATCCCTTTCTGGCTTGGAGCAGCGGCAAGTGAAATCGTCTGGCAGCATATCCCGTTTTTTATTGGGTGGCTATTACTATATTTGGGAACATATCCGCTTCTGTTGATGTTCAAAAAAAAGAAAATCCCGTTTTATCGCAAATGGGCGCTAATCTATATCATCCCATCCTTAGTATTCTTAATGGTCCCGTTATTCACGACACCATCCATTGTGTTCTTTGGGTTTGCGATGATTCCATTTTTCGTCCTTAATGCCTATTTCTCGGCCAAAAATAAAGACAGGGCACTGATGAATGATCTAAGCGCGATCATTGTTTTTTCCATCGCTGGCCTTGCAAGCAGTTATCTGCCTGCTGCAGAAATCAATCAGCACGGTGTTCTCGTTTTTGCTTCAAGTATACTATTTTTCACAGGAAGTACTTTCTATGTGAAAACGATGATCCGGGAAAAGAAAAACAGTCAATTCAAGTGGATATCCTGGACTTATCATTTGCTGGTCCCGGTTTTGTGGCTGGCAGCCGGAGAAGTCATTGTCGCCGTTGCTGCAGTACCAAGCCTGATCAGAGCCGTCGCATTTTACGGCAAGCCACTTAGCGTCATGAAGGTTGGAATATATGAAATCATAAACGCAGCATTGTTTTTCATCATCATGCTTTTCGCAATTCAATAA
- the argC gene encoding N-acetyl-gamma-glutamyl-phosphate reductase, with protein MKAAIIGTTGYGGGELIRILNNHPSFTIHSVHTTRDEKPVSAEYPHLTGIFDKVLTSIDPEKIVDESDIVFLATPSKVSGELVENFFNKNIKVIDLSGDLRLKESNTYRNWYKHKPVDNSILAEAVYGLSEWNREEIVHASILANPGCYPTAALLGLAPVLKEKVIDPNSIIIDAKSGVSGAGRSPSLGTLYAELNENFKIYKVNEHQHIPEIEQQVSFWNGDGVKITFSTHLIPVTRGIMTTMYVNLKEDWDTSRLLDLYEETYSRHPFVRVRKEGIFPAVKEVKGSNYCDIGLHADSRTGRLTIVSVIDNLMKGAAGQAVQNANIMFGLDETAGLEMMPLYP; from the coding sequence GTGAAGGCAGCTATTATCGGAACGACAGGTTATGGGGGCGGGGAGCTGATCCGTATACTCAACAATCATCCATCTTTCACTATTCATTCAGTACATACAACACGGGATGAAAAGCCTGTTTCTGCAGAGTATCCCCATTTGACAGGCATCTTTGATAAAGTCCTCACCAGCATTGATCCAGAAAAAATCGTTGATGAATCAGACATTGTCTTCCTGGCAACACCATCGAAAGTTTCCGGAGAACTTGTCGAAAACTTTTTTAATAAAAACATCAAAGTCATCGACCTGTCCGGAGACCTGAGATTAAAAGAATCCAATACTTATAGAAACTGGTATAAGCATAAACCAGTAGACAATTCGATTCTGGCCGAAGCAGTGTATGGCCTAAGCGAATGGAACAGAGAGGAAATTGTGCATGCAAGCATTCTTGCCAATCCAGGCTGCTATCCAACAGCAGCGCTTCTCGGCCTCGCGCCGGTCTTGAAGGAAAAAGTAATTGATCCAAATAGTATAATCATTGATGCAAAGTCTGGCGTATCGGGGGCAGGAAGGTCGCCTTCCCTGGGCACCTTGTATGCTGAGTTGAATGAAAATTTCAAAATTTATAAAGTGAACGAGCATCAGCATATTCCGGAAATTGAACAACAGGTAAGTTTTTGGAATGGTGATGGGGTGAAAATAACCTTCAGCACCCACCTCATTCCGGTAACGAGAGGGATCATGACGACCATGTATGTGAACCTTAAGGAAGATTGGGATACTTCGAGATTGCTGGATTTGTATGAGGAAACTTATTCTCGGCACCCTTTTGTAAGAGTCAGGAAGGAAGGAATCTTTCCGGCCGTGAAAGAAGTTAAAGGTTCTAATTACTGCGATATCGGATTGCATGCGGACAGCCGGACTGGAAGGCTGACGATTGTTTCGGTCATTGATAATTTAATGAAAGGCGCTGCAGGGCAGGCTGTCCAGAACGCCAATATAATGTTTGGATTAGATGAAACAGCGGGTCTTGAAATGATGCCCCTGTATCCATAA
- a CDS encoding Crp/Fnr family transcriptional regulator, which yields MLTAATLSPNMNKLFEKVHRIKNIDKGSFLFEEGNTANELYIIQSGKFQVSKMIPDGRELTIRMCSAGELVGELTLFSPESQHILNARASESGSVAVIQKDRLEDEISKDSGLALELVKWLSLQHRKSQTRFRDLVLHGKKGALYSTLIRLVNSFGVKTEDGMKIDVSLTNQELANFCGTSREVVNRLLSELRKQDIISIDKGYITIHALHRLKREIDCENCPIEICNIE from the coding sequence ATGTTGACGGCTGCAACCTTGTCACCAAATATGAATAAGCTGTTTGAAAAAGTTCATAGAATCAAAAATATCGATAAAGGAAGCTTCCTTTTTGAAGAGGGAAATACTGCGAATGAGTTATACATTATCCAGAGCGGGAAATTCCAGGTCAGCAAAATGATCCCAGATGGGCGCGAGCTTACGATCAGAATGTGCTCTGCCGGTGAGTTGGTTGGAGAATTGACATTGTTCAGTCCGGAATCGCAGCATATATTGAACGCCAGGGCTTCTGAAAGCGGGAGTGTTGCGGTTATTCAAAAGGACCGGCTCGAGGACGAAATCTCAAAAGATAGCGGATTGGCACTGGAACTCGTTAAATGGCTTTCCCTGCAGCACCGCAAATCGCAAACCAGGTTCAGGGATTTGGTCCTTCACGGAAAGAAAGGTGCATTGTACTCTACCCTGATCCGTTTGGTGAACAGTTTCGGTGTAAAAACCGAAGACGGCATGAAAATTGATGTATCCTTGACAAATCAGGAACTCGCAAACTTCTGCGGCACATCGCGTGAAGTTGTAAACCGGTTATTGAGCGAGCTCAGGAAACAGGATATCATCTCTATCGACAAAGGATATATAACCATACATGCACTTCATCGCCTGAAACGGGAAATCGACTGCGAGAATTGCCCGATTGAAATATGCAATATTGAATAA
- a CDS encoding respiratory nitrate reductase subunit gamma, with protein MCNFCEVKAVEMLQMFLWIVYPYTVVAIVGMGLVWRYDSSRDEEARSTAGKLLLMVVKVMMAASTATGIAIVLSSSMADEPLLLFRWLISLAQLQPDISLILEISILSKIHFVVVFLFLLSLAFTKEIYYLLKPHQYLKKIYLKLQVEKRG; from the coding sequence TTGTGTAATTTTTGTGAGGTGAAAGCAGTGGAAATGCTGCAGATGTTTTTATGGATTGTCTACCCTTATACGGTAGTTGCCATAGTTGGGATGGGCCTGGTCTGGCGATATGATTCATCAAGGGATGAGGAGGCACGCTCAACTGCAGGGAAGCTTCTGCTGATGGTGGTAAAAGTAATGATGGCTGCGAGTACAGCGACCGGGATTGCCATAGTGCTTTCGAGCAGCATGGCTGATGAACCGCTCCTATTGTTCCGATGGCTGATCAGTCTCGCACAGCTGCAGCCAGACATAAGCTTAATCCTGGAGATTTCCATTCTCTCAAAGATCCATTTTGTCGTTGTGTTCTTGTTCCTGTTAAGTCTGGCATTCACAAAGGAAATTTATTATCTTTTGAAGCCGCATCAATATTTGAAGAAAATCTATCTCAAGCTTCAGGTTGAGAAAAGAGGATGA
- the mobB gene encoding molybdopterin-guanine dinucleotide biosynthesis protein B, with product MVKPVLFQVAGYQNSGKTTLSLNLIQQLSAAGLEVATIKHHGHGGKPDIAEEKDSGRHMGAGAVVSLVEGGGRLVLHAENRQWSLAEEIEVLSCFETDVILIEGYKREAYPKAVILRNEADLELLKVLANIKVVFYRDPNLANLLKDCACPVFQMEDDRGVNWVLDYILEQV from the coding sequence TTGGTAAAACCGGTACTGTTCCAGGTGGCAGGATATCAGAACAGCGGGAAGACGACACTGAGCCTTAACCTGATTCAGCAGCTTTCTGCAGCTGGCCTGGAGGTTGCTACGATCAAACACCATGGCCACGGTGGAAAGCCGGATATCGCGGAGGAAAAGGATTCAGGCCGCCATATGGGCGCAGGAGCAGTTGTCTCCCTTGTCGAAGGTGGAGGCAGGCTCGTCCTTCACGCGGAGAATCGGCAATGGTCCCTGGCTGAAGAAATAGAGGTTTTATCCTGCTTCGAGACAGATGTCATCCTGATAGAAGGCTATAAACGCGAGGCCTATCCAAAAGCGGTCATTCTAAGGAACGAAGCAGATTTAGAATTATTGAAAGTTCTTGCAAATATCAAGGTGGTTTTTTATCGTGACCCGAATCTGGCCAATCTATTGAAAGATTGTGCCTGCCCTGTCTTTCAAATGGAAGATGACAGGGGAGTGAATTGGGTTCTTGATTATATTCTCGAGCAAGTTTAG